From the Synechococcus sp. MU1617 genome, the window CTTGCCGCCCTGATCAGCCCATGCAGCTCTCTGGTTAAGGTCATCCCACAAAGGCCAAAGGCACCGTCGCAATGACGTCACTCACGGCCCGCTGGCATCGCTCCATTAACGAGATCCCAGAGCAGCAGTGGAACAGCCTGGTGGGAGCTGACGCGATCCCTTTTTACCGATGGAGCTGGCTGGAGGCTTTGGAAAGCTCAGGCAGCACCATCCCCAAGCAGGGCTGGCAGCCACTGCATCTGGCCCTCTGGCGCGATGACACGCCGATTGCGGTGGCTCCGCTGTTCCTCAAGGGCCACAGCTATGGCGAATTTGTGTTCGACCAGACCTTTGCCCGTCTGGCGGCGGATCTGGGGCTGCGCTACTACCCCAAGCTCCTGGGCATGAGTCCGGTCAGCCCCGTGCTGGGCTACCGCTTCCATGTGCGATCTGGAGAAGACGAGGCTCTGCTCACCCGGGAGTTGCTGCGGGCGATCGATCGCTTCTGCGAACACAACGGCATCCTCAGCTGCAATTTTCTCTATGTGGATCCGCAGTGGCGGCCCCTGGCGGAGGCCGCCGGCTGTGCCGCCTGGCTGAATCAGCAAAGCCTGTGGAATCGCGGCGACGACAAGAGTTTTGAGGATTACCTCAAGGGCTTCAATGCCAACCAGCGCCGCAACATCAAGCGGGAACGCAAGGCTGTAGCCAAGGCTGGGATCACCGTGACACCCCTCAGCGGCGACCAGCTGGACCTAGCGCTGTTGCAGACCATGCATCGCTTCTATGAGCAGCACTGTGCTCGCTGGGGACCGTGGGGCAGCAAGTACCTGGAGGAGGGTTTTTTTGAAGCGTTGGCACGGCTGCATCGCGATCAGTTGGTGCTCTTTTCAGCCCATCGCGGTGACCCGCGCGATCCGGTGGCGATGTCGATGTGCGTGCAGGACGGTCGTCAGCTCTGGGGCCGCTACTGGGGCAGCCATGAGGAGGTTGATTGTCTTCACTTCGAAGTCTGTTACTACGCTCCGATCGAATGGGCCCTGGCTAATGGCATCGTCAGCTTTGACCCTGGAGCTGGCGGCAGCCACAAGCGCCGGAGAGGCTTTGTCGCACGTCCCCACGCCAGCCTGCACCGTTGGTATCAGCCCCAGATGGATCAATTGATTCGCACCTGGTTGCCCAAGGTGAATGGCTTGATGCTGGAGGAGATCGAGGCCATTAATGCAGAGCTGCCCTTCAAAGCTGAACCTCCGGCCTTGGCTTTGTAGGTTGAAGGCATGACCACCACCCCGGAAGCACCGGCCTCCACCGCTGCGGCGATGGATGCTCTGGATCAGCGACTGTCCCAGCGGTTCATCGCTCTGGATCCCAGTGGCTATTTCTTGATCAAGCTGGATCGTGAAGCCGCCCAACTGGTGCTGGAGCATTACGGCAACACCATCGATGACAAGGGGTTGGCCAGGGATTCGGAAACCGGTGAGGTGTTGCGCTGCGACGGCGGCAATGCTCCTCGCCGTCCCTCAGCTGTCTATCGCGGCAATACAGCCAAACAGCTGGGCATTCAGCTCACGGAAGGTGAAGACCCACACCCGGTCAGTCGTCTCGACCATGCCCTCTATCTGGGGAGGGAGTTGCAGAAGGCCGAGCAGTGCCTGCGCGACGGCACGGTCTACGTCCAGGACTAACGATCAGGCTGGCTGCAGTTCTTTTGCTGCCGTGGGTTCCTCCGGTGGAAGCGATTCCAGTTGTTCGCGGATTTCCTGCTGAACGATCGAGCGGTACTCGAGGAAGTGCTCGTTGTGAGCTAACACCACCAAGAACTGCTCTAGCAGGGCGGGGTTATGGCGGGCCATGCCAAACATGTACTTCCAGAAGCGGCTGCGGGTGTTGCGTTTGATTCCCTGGCGCCAGACAACTGTGCTCAAAGCCTTGATGTCAATCCAGGTCGGCAGCTTGGCGGCAGTTTTCCAGCGGGGCGCGCCCATCTTGAGGTAGTAGCTGTAGACCCGATCCATGTAGGCGTTGGGTTCGTAGAGCGCGCAGAACGCTTCCACGTACTCGTTGGCGATGTCCCGAATGGGGCGGGTGGGTTCGAAGTTGAGCAGGTTGGTCTGATTCACCCCCTTGGCGGCGTCTTCCCCCTGAATCAGGCGACCTTCCCGCTCCAGTCGTGCCCAGAGAGCTGTCTTGGGCAGAGCCTGAAGCATGCCCATCATCGCGGCGGGGATGCCGGTGCGGGTTACGAAGTCCACGATCCGGCGACCTGCGCCATCCTTCTCGCCGTCGAAACCGATGATGAAACCCGCCATCACGCGGATGCCGTTGGCGGTGATCCGATCCACGGCGGCATCGAGTGGGTTGCGCGTGTTCTGCACCTTGCGGGCCGTTTCGAGGCTGGCTTCGTCCGGAGTTTCGATGCCCAGGAAGACGCTTTCAAAGCGGGCGTCGTGCATCATCCGCATCATCTCTTCGTCGTCGGCCAGATCCACCGAAGCTTCGGTAGCGAAGCTGAACGGGAATTGCCGTTCCTCTTGCCAAGTGCGGATCTGCGGCAGTAGCAGCTTGGCGTTGCGCTTGTTGCCGATGAAGTTGTCGTCCACCAGGAAGATCGAGCGCCGCCAGCCCAAGTCGTAGAGGTACTGCAGCTCAGCCACCAGCTGCTCAGGGGTCTTGGTGCGTGGTTTGCGGCCGTAGAGAACGATGATGTCGCAGAACTCACAGTTGAAGGGGCAGCCCCGCGAGAACTGAACGCTCATTGAGTCGTAGGCCTCGAGCTGCAGCAGGTCGAAGCGGGGAATCGGCGTGGAGGTCACATCTGGCTTGTCGCCATTGGAGGTGAAACGGCCACTTGTCTCGCCCCGTTCAAGGGCGTCCAGGAACATCGGCAGGGTGATTTCTCCCTCATCAAGGATCTTGAAATCCGCCAGATCCAGTTCCGGCGCATCCGGTGTGGAACTGGCGTAGGGGCCACCGATGGCCACAGGAAGACCTCGCTGTTTGGCCTTTCCGATCTGAACGGCCATGTCGTCCTTCTGGACGATCATCCCTGAGATGATCACGAGCTCGGCCCAGTTCCACTCCTCCTCCGTCACCTCCCGCACGTTTCGGTCCACCAACTTCATCTCCCACTCCTGGGGAAGAAGTGCTGCCACGGTCACCATCCCCAGAGGAGGCAGAAGCACCTTCCGGTTGACCAACTCGAGAATTTTCTCGTAACTCCAGAAAGTCTTCGGGAACTCTGGGTAAACAAAAAGAGTGCGCATGACCTCGGGCGTTGGTGGATTGTCGTCCGGTTGGCCCGGCTAGGGATACCTCTCAATAGGTATCAGCTGTTCACAAACCCTAAGCGCAATGGCCTGAACCCAGGCCAGTGGGTGATCTAATGGTGGTCACCTCCGTACTTGCACATGGGCGTCGGCATCTATCTCGGCCTGGTTGGTTCCGGTCTGGTGACGGCTTTTGTGCTCACCAAGCTGCTCAAGGGAATCAAGCTCATCTGAGCGGTTCCAACGTCTTCGTACCTCGTTTTCGCATCCAGAGCACAGCCACAGCAGCGCTGAGGCCACCGGTGATTGCGAAAGCCGTGGAGAGGCTGCTGCACATCACCATCAGGGCAACGATCAATCCACTCAGTCCGCCTCCGCCCAGGAAGGCGATCTGGCTGAGCCCAGCCATGCGACCGCGCATCACCTGCGGTGAGCCGATCTGACTGATCAAGTTGCAGCTGCTCAGCAGTCCGGCTGTGCCGGCGCCGATCAGAAAGGCCATGGCCAGGCTGAAGACAGGCCCTGGCGTCCGGGCCATTCCCAGCTGGGCCACCGCGGTAATCAAGCCAAAGCCCCCGAGGGTGAGGAAAGGGCGCCGGCAGAAACGCTGGCTGTTGCGTTGCAGCACCAGGCCGCCCACGATGCTTCCGCCCGCCAGCACGCTGGTGAACAGCCCCAGATCCGTGGGCTTGGGCCCCAGTTGATCGAAGGCAATCAATGGGGCCAGTCCCGGGTGATAGAACCCGATCAGACACAGCACCGCGGTGAAGCTGAGCACCCCCTGCAGGGTGCTGCCGCAGTGGCGCCAGGCATTGAGCAGGCTGGCGTCTTGGCCGCCCCTGCTGCGCACTTCCCGTTCCCGATTCGGGTTGAGCAAGAACATCACACTGGCGATTGGCAGCAAATAGCTGGCAGCATCAATGCCCAGGGCCCAGGCCGGGCCAGTGGCCGCCAGCAACAACCCGCCGATCGGGGGACCCACCAGCTTGCCCACGTTGAACACCACCGAAAAGCTGGTGAGGTAGCCCGCCAGTTGGTCAGGGCGTTCCACCAAAATTGAGCAGTACTTGTTGCGGGCCGTCAGCTCGTAGGCGCCGGCGATTCCCACCAGCAGCGTGCTGAACAGCAGCAGCAGCACCTGGGCTGTGCCTTCCAGCAGGGGGATCGCCAGGGCCCCCAGGCCAGAAGCGGCCAGCAGTGCCCATTGCGCCTGAACCAGCACCTGTTCACAGCCAACGCGGTCGGTGCGCAC encodes:
- a CDS encoding DUF4346 domain-containing protein, which translates into the protein MTTTPEAPASTAAAMDALDQRLSQRFIALDPSGYFLIKLDREAAQLVLEHYGNTIDDKGLARDSETGEVLRCDGGNAPRRPSAVYRGNTAKQLGIQLTEGEDPHPVSRLDHALYLGRELQKAEQCLRDGTVYVQD
- a CDS encoding GNAT family N-acetyltransferase, with translation MTSLTARWHRSINEIPEQQWNSLVGADAIPFYRWSWLEALESSGSTIPKQGWQPLHLALWRDDTPIAVAPLFLKGHSYGEFVFDQTFARLAADLGLRYYPKLLGMSPVSPVLGYRFHVRSGEDEALLTRELLRAIDRFCEHNGILSCNFLYVDPQWRPLAEAAGCAAWLNQQSLWNRGDDKSFEDYLKGFNANQRRNIKRERKAVAKAGITVTPLSGDQLDLALLQTMHRFYEQHCARWGPWGSKYLEEGFFEALARLHRDQLVLFSAHRGDPRDPVAMSMCVQDGRQLWGRYWGSHEEVDCLHFEVCYYAPIEWALANGIVSFDPGAGGSHKRRRGFVARPHASLHRWYQPQMDQLIRTWLPKVNGLMLEEIEAINAELPFKAEPPALAL
- a CDS encoding B12-binding domain-containing radical SAM protein, with amino-acid sequence MRTLFVYPEFPKTFWSYEKILELVNRKVLLPPLGMVTVAALLPQEWEMKLVDRNVREVTEEEWNWAELVIISGMIVQKDDMAVQIGKAKQRGLPVAIGGPYASSTPDAPELDLADFKILDEGEITLPMFLDALERGETSGRFTSNGDKPDVTSTPIPRFDLLQLEAYDSMSVQFSRGCPFNCEFCDIIVLYGRKPRTKTPEQLVAELQYLYDLGWRRSIFLVDDNFIGNKRNAKLLLPQIRTWQEERQFPFSFATEASVDLADDEEMMRMMHDARFESVFLGIETPDEASLETARKVQNTRNPLDAAVDRITANGIRVMAGFIIGFDGEKDGAGRRIVDFVTRTGIPAAMMGMLQALPKTALWARLEREGRLIQGEDAAKGVNQTNLLNFEPTRPIRDIANEYVEAFCALYEPNAYMDRVYSYYLKMGAPRWKTAAKLPTWIDIKALSTVVWRQGIKRNTRSRFWKYMFGMARHNPALLEQFLVVLAHNEHFLEYRSIVQQEIREQLESLPPEEPTAAKELQPA
- a CDS encoding MFS transporter, whose amino-acid sequence is MILLQLRAEQQRQLFLIASGMSTAGSFAGITAKGWILMKGGVDPFVLALNFAALSLPTLLVSGPAGVRTDRVGCEQVLVQAQWALLAASGLGALAIPLLEGTAQVLLLLFSTLLVGIAGAYELTARNKYCSILVERPDQLAGYLTSFSVVFNVGKLVGPPIGGLLLAATGPAWALGIDAASYLLPIASVMFLLNPNREREVRSRGGQDASLLNAWRHCGSTLQGVLSFTAVLCLIGFYHPGLAPLIAFDQLGPKPTDLGLFTSVLAGGSIVGGLVLQRNSQRFCRRPFLTLGGFGLITAVAQLGMARTPGPVFSLAMAFLIGAGTAGLLSSCNLISQIGSPQVMRGRMAGLSQIAFLGGGGLSGLIVALMVMCSSLSTAFAITGGLSAAVAVLWMRKRGTKTLEPLR